From one Desulfurobacterium thermolithotrophum DSM 11699 genomic stretch:
- a CDS encoding ribbon-helix-helix protein, CopG family encodes MKRTQIYLDEKLHYLLKEESRKSGKTISEIIRNRLWNSFKENSNRKEALLKALDKAFGAWEERDMDPESFVRELRKGNRIDSFGY; translated from the coding sequence ATGAAGAGAACCCAAATATACCTAGATGAAAAGCTTCATTATCTTCTCAAAGAAGAAAGTAGAAAAAGTGGTAAAACTATTTCCGAAATAATCAGGAATAGATTATGGAATTCTTTTAAAGAAAACAGCAATAGAAAAGAAGCTCTCCTCAAAGCACTGGATAAGGCTTTTGGAGCATGGGAAGAAAGAGATATGGATCCAGAATCTTTTGTAAGAGAACTACGAAAGGGGAATAGAATTGATAGTTTTGGATACTGA
- a CDS encoding DUF4911 domain-containing protein — translation MKKAIMKGRNLLCKVDVKDIAFLNAIFEWYHEVATVRTKDRKEGLIELWIAPTFYEDALKAIDYLKSGGFVKKFEIVKEVGDDWHKE, via the coding sequence TTGAAGAAAGCTATAATGAAAGGAAGAAATCTTTTGTGTAAGGTTGACGTTAAGGACATAGCATTTTTAAATGCTATTTTCGAATGGTACCACGAAGTTGCAACAGTAAGAACAAAAGATAGAAAAGAAGGATTAATAGAGCTCTGGATAGCTCCTACTTTTTATGAAGATGCCTTAAAAGCTATAGATTACCTTAAAAGTGGTGGTTTTGTAAAAAAATTTGAAATAGTAAAAGAAGTAGGAGACGACTGGCATAAAGAATAG
- a CDS encoding glycosyltransferase family 4 protein, producing the protein MKIGIYGNLFLGKRTGIGNYIYNLCKHLESFLPEAEFFIFSQRKPDEIPFGKNFSVIVEENPFLRKLPFSLWLRLFSFRLINQYNLDFFWSGMPIMPLYLDQSIKKIITVYDLNLYLVPETMKTLTKINHKLFFKKSILESDVVVTISKGTAQRLKKFLGVETDVVVYPGVDDTLFYPRKREEVESFLKSKGINSKYILSVSTLEPRKNLELLVESFLELKEEGYLQDFKLVLVGNKGWKINKLYQKIKRFKEEIIYLGYIPDEELPLLYSGATVFVLPSMYEGFGIPVLEARACGCCVITSNIPELKEAGGKGSIYINPQKNILKDTLFSFINKNIDCNKEKLRENLFFWKEEAKKLAKIFINYSSFK; encoded by the coding sequence ATGAAAATAGGTATTTATGGAAATCTTTTTTTGGGTAAAAGAACAGGGATAGGTAACTATATATATAATCTTTGCAAACATCTTGAAAGTTTTTTACCTGAGGCAGAATTTTTCATTTTCTCTCAAAGAAAACCAGATGAAATTCCTTTTGGAAAGAATTTTTCTGTAATAGTTGAAGAAAACCCTTTTTTAAGAAAACTCCCTTTTTCTTTATGGCTGAGGTTGTTTTCTTTTCGCTTGATAAACCAATATAATCTGGATTTTTTCTGGTCTGGAATGCCAATAATGCCTCTTTATTTAGATCAAAGCATAAAAAAGATAATAACTGTTTACGATTTGAATTTATATCTTGTTCCAGAAACAATGAAGACGTTAACAAAAATTAACCACAAGCTTTTTTTTAAGAAAAGTATATTGGAATCAGATGTTGTTGTGACAATTTCGAAAGGAACAGCTCAAAGATTGAAGAAATTTTTGGGAGTAGAAACCGACGTTGTAGTCTATCCGGGAGTTGATGATACTCTATTTTATCCCCGGAAAAGAGAAGAGGTAGAATCTTTTTTAAAAAGTAAAGGAATTAATAGTAAATATATCCTTTCTGTTTCAACTCTTGAACCAAGAAAGAACCTTGAGTTATTAGTAGAATCTTTTTTAGAGTTAAAAGAAGAAGGGTATTTGCAAGATTTTAAGCTTGTTCTTGTAGGAAATAAAGGTTGGAAAATAAATAAACTTTACCAAAAGATAAAGAGGTTTAAAGAAGAGATAATATATTTGGGATATATACCAGATGAAGAACTTCCTCTTTTATATAGTGGAGCAACTGTTTTTGTTTTACCCTCAATGTACGAAGGATTTGGAATTCCTGTTCTTGAAGCACGTGCCTGTGGTTGTTGCGTTATAACATCAAATATCCCTGAGTTAAAAGAAGCAGGAGGCAAAGGTTCTATATACATAAATCCACAAAAAAACATTTTAAAGGATACGTTATTTTCTTTCATTAACAAAAATATAGACTGCAATAAAGAAAAACTTAGGGAAAACTTATTCTTTTGGAAAGAAGAAGCAAAAAAACTTGCAAAGATTTTCATAAACTATTCATCATTCAAGTAA
- a CDS encoding IS5-like element ISDeth1 family transposase: MPKLRKKPILSGMKAKRLNFHKVLNLSKTYMNRRGQAVLVYLYPFKTKRGRPKKYPDEIILTLLFLQVAWNLSFRDLEYLAVQIFGRENIPDFSTYYYRLKQLPSILLVDFLNFVSRRLLGKYHKELRFLIIDGTGFKYNEIYPLKILRGKEIKEVKSHVKVVVLSVHLKDGKRFILTALPGESYASEVKLGEKIVRWLNERGFIWRALKGKPFLGDKAYDSIKFIELVLLVGLKPYIKVRETLRKGIKSEIRLKCKELLESDEIYRFRGLIESIFGEVKQDVGSYEKTKSFHIAQLFVLAKFILFNMGVLFFVWMIFQTLSYSDWKSYKIFL; this comes from the coding sequence TTGCCAAAATTAAGAAAAAAGCCTATCCTCTCCGGTATGAAAGCGAAAAGACTAAATTTCCACAAAGTACTCAACCTATCAAAAACATACATGAACCGGAGAGGACAGGCTGTACTGGTATATTTATATCCTTTTAAAACCAAAAGAGGAAGACCCAAGAAATACCCTGACGAGATAATTCTTACCCTTCTTTTCCTCCAAGTAGCCTGGAACCTATCATTCAGAGACCTTGAATATTTGGCAGTTCAGATATTTGGAAGAGAGAATATTCCTGATTTTTCAACCTATTATTACCGACTCAAGCAACTACCTTCCATTCTCCTTGTAGATTTTCTGAACTTTGTCTCTCGAAGACTCTTAGGGAAGTATCATAAAGAACTAAGATTTCTGATAATAGATGGAACTGGCTTCAAATACAATGAGATTTATCCATTGAAAATTCTAAGAGGCAAAGAGATAAAGGAGGTAAAAAGCCACGTTAAAGTTGTTGTATTAAGCGTTCATCTAAAAGATGGAAAAAGGTTCATTCTTACTGCATTACCTGGAGAGAGTTACGCTTCGGAAGTGAAACTTGGAGAGAAAATAGTTAGGTGGTTAAACGAAAGGGGATTTATATGGAGAGCTTTGAAAGGAAAGCCATTTTTAGGAGACAAAGCTTATGACAGCATTAAGTTTATTGAGCTTGTTCTGTTAGTAGGCTTAAAGCCTTACATAAAGGTGAGAGAAACATTAAGGAAGGGAATTAAATCTGAGATTAGGCTTAAATGCAAAGAGCTTTTAGAATCTGATGAAATTTACAGGTTTAGAGGACTGATAGAGAGTATTTTTGGAGAAGTTAAGCAGGATGTTGGAAGTTACGAGAAAACAAAGAGCTTTCATATAGCTCAACTGTTTGTTTTAGCTAAGTTTATCCTCTTTAACATGGGAGTTTTGTTCTTTGTCTGGATGATTTTTCAAACACTCTCGTACAGTGATTGGAAAAGCTACAAAATTTTTCTATAA
- a CDS encoding ASKHA domain-containing protein — MKLFVEVPEGKSLYQILREKGFMKSAYCGGRGTCRKCTVKINGEEKLACLTFGPYKGEVEVFEERLVLQGEVLPSIQVDCPQTGFGVALDLGTTGVEGALFDLFTGKFLKSYKTLNFQSSFGADVVTRVELARKNYKKQRELLLETISFLLKQFGKSILEVVVVSNPVMHHFLLGLPVSGFEKYPFKLEVEEEVYISGKELDISDFPNTFFYFPPPFKNFIGSDFLSNLLYFESQGFENFGIADLGTNAELGIYKKNLKVAASVPAGPAFEGVGLFSGMRATKGAIYKVFFDGRTFKYFVIGNEKPQGICASGYFDIIYLLKSFRIVNKEGTFEKNLNPLIANYVREVKGQKAFVLYEDKESLIAITQEDIRKFLLAKASVYGGLSALIEKANIPDKFFFSGAFGSHIDKRSIKGVKLIPENLPEVKAFGNAALKGAALLLGSRKKRERIKELKREVEFLELATNKTFETKYIEGMEL; from the coding sequence ATGAAGCTATTTGTTGAGGTTCCAGAAGGAAAAAGTCTTTATCAGATCCTTAGAGAAAAAGGTTTTATGAAGTCAGCTTACTGCGGTGGGAGGGGGACGTGTAGAAAGTGTACCGTTAAAATTAACGGAGAAGAAAAGCTTGCTTGTCTTACATTTGGTCCTTACAAAGGTGAAGTTGAAGTTTTTGAAGAAAGACTTGTCTTGCAGGGAGAAGTTTTACCTTCAATTCAAGTAGACTGTCCACAAACTGGTTTTGGAGTTGCTCTTGATCTTGGAACAACAGGAGTAGAGGGAGCTCTCTTTGACCTTTTTACAGGAAAATTCCTTAAAAGTTATAAAACACTAAACTTCCAGTCTTCTTTTGGAGCCGATGTAGTAACAAGAGTTGAACTTGCAAGGAAGAACTACAAAAAACAAAGGGAGCTCCTTCTTGAAACGATTTCTTTTCTCCTTAAGCAATTTGGTAAAAGTATCCTAGAAGTCGTTGTTGTCTCTAATCCTGTAATGCACCACTTTTTATTAGGACTTCCTGTAAGCGGTTTTGAAAAATATCCCTTTAAATTAGAGGTAGAAGAAGAAGTCTACATAAGCGGAAAGGAACTTGATATTTCTGACTTTCCAAATACTTTCTTTTATTTTCCACCTCCCTTTAAAAACTTTATAGGTTCAGATTTTCTTTCAAATCTTCTTTATTTTGAAAGTCAAGGATTTGAAAACTTTGGGATAGCAGACCTTGGAACAAATGCAGAGTTAGGAATCTACAAGAAAAACCTAAAAGTAGCTGCTTCTGTTCCGGCTGGACCAGCCTTTGAAGGAGTAGGACTTTTTAGCGGAATGAGAGCTACTAAAGGAGCTATATATAAAGTTTTCTTTGATGGTAGAACTTTTAAATATTTTGTTATCGGAAATGAAAAACCACAAGGCATTTGCGCAAGCGGTTACTTTGACATCATCTATCTACTTAAAAGTTTTAGGATTGTAAATAAAGAGGGAACTTTTGAGAAAAACCTAAATCCATTGATTGCCAATTATGTAAGAGAAGTTAAAGGTCAAAAAGCTTTTGTTCTTTACGAAGATAAAGAAAGCTTAATTGCTATTACTCAAGAAGATATAAGAAAATTTCTCCTTGCAAAAGCTAGTGTTTATGGAGGACTTTCTGCTCTTATTGAAAAAGCAAATATTCCAGACAAATTTTTCTTTAGTGGAGCTTTTGGAAGTCACATAGATAAAAGGAGCATAAAAGGAGTAAAGCTAATTCCTGAAAACTTACCGGAAGTAAAGGCTTTTGGAAATGCTGCACTTAAGGGCGCAGCTCTTCTTCTTGGAAGCAGAAAGAAACGAGAAAGGATAAAAGAGCTAAAAAGAGAAGTAGAATTTTTAGAACTTGCGACAAACAAAACTTTTGAGACAAAATACATTGAGGGGATGGAGCTTTGA
- the aroC gene encoding chorismate synthase, producing the protein MLRFFTAGESHGKGIFAYLEGIPANFEIDFDFVNRELSRRQKGYGRGGRMKIEKDRVEFLSGVRLGKTLGSPILMAIWNKDYKNWEEIMKPDPGDLPEDKKVTRPRPGHADLSGVLKYGFDDVRNVLERSSARETAGRVAAGALCKDILRRLGITIGSYVISIGSVEVPKKVLESLSYLERFENAENSEVRIPIDDLNLEKRFKEEIDKAKENGESLGGVFEVFAIGVPVGLGSHTQWDKRLDGKIAQSIMSIQAIKGVEVGIGFESAKTIGSKVHDEIFYSEEKGFYRKTNRAGGIEGGMTNGEPIVIRAAMKPIPTLYNPLKSVDIKTKEPFEASIERSDVCAVPAAAVVGESMLAITLLSALLETFPADNFEKLKKWFEFYLNDE; encoded by the coding sequence ATGTTAAGATTTTTTACAGCAGGAGAAAGTCACGGAAAGGGAATTTTTGCGTATCTTGAAGGAATTCCAGCAAACTTTGAGATAGATTTTGATTTTGTTAATAGAGAGCTCTCAAGAAGACAGAAAGGTTACGGTCGTGGTGGCCGAATGAAAATAGAAAAGGATAGAGTTGAGTTTTTATCCGGTGTTAGACTCGGTAAAACTCTTGGTTCTCCAATTTTAATGGCTATCTGGAATAAAGATTATAAAAACTGGGAAGAAATAATGAAACCTGACCCAGGTGATTTACCTGAAGATAAAAAAGTTACAAGACCAAGACCTGGACATGCTGACCTTTCTGGAGTTTTAAAGTATGGTTTTGACGACGTTAGAAATGTATTAGAAAGATCGAGCGCAAGAGAAACGGCAGGAAGAGTTGCAGCTGGAGCTCTTTGTAAAGATATATTGAGAAGACTCGGGATAACAATTGGAAGTTACGTAATTTCCATAGGTAGCGTGGAAGTTCCTAAAAAAGTCTTGGAAAGTCTTTCATACCTTGAAAGATTTGAAAATGCAGAAAATTCAGAAGTTAGAATTCCGATAGATGACTTAAATCTTGAAAAAAGATTTAAAGAAGAAATTGATAAGGCAAAAGAAAACGGAGAAAGTCTTGGTGGAGTGTTTGAAGTTTTTGCTATAGGAGTTCCAGTAGGACTTGGTAGTCACACTCAGTGGGATAAAAGGCTTGATGGAAAAATAGCTCAGTCAATCATGTCTATTCAAGCTATAAAAGGTGTTGAAGTTGGAATTGGATTTGAAAGTGCAAAAACTATAGGTTCAAAAGTTCACGACGAGATTTTCTACTCTGAAGAAAAAGGTTTTTATAGAAAAACAAATAGAGCTGGTGGTATTGAAGGAGGAATGACCAACGGAGAACCTATAGTTATAAGAGCTGCCATGAAGCCTATTCCTACTCTTTACAATCCTTTAAAAAGCGTAGACATAAAAACTAAAGAACCTTTTGAAGCATCAATTGAAAGATCTGATGTTTGTGCTGTTCCAGCAGCAGCAGTCGTTGGAGAATCAATGCTTGCAATAACTTTACTTTCAGCACTCTTAGAAACTTTTCCTGCAGATAACTTTGAAAAATTAAAAAAATGGTTTGAGTTTTACTTGAATGATGAATAG
- a CDS encoding branched-chain amino acid transaminase, giving the protein MKRYAYFEGKFVPIEEANINIQTNSFHYGTAIFEGIRAYWNEEKQQLFGLFFKEHYERMLRNCKILNLQVEKSADELVDITVELLRKCQHREDTYIRPIAYFSDLKISPKLIGYKTEVAIYTLPLGDYLDLSKGLKAKTSSFHRINDTMIPARCKVAGAYVNSAFAKTEALLNGYDEAIMLNPDGTVAEGSGENLFIVRNGKLITPPSHSNILEGITRNAVIELAKNELGIEVEERPILRSEIYVADEVFFTGTAAQVAPVVQVDHVTIGNGEIGAITKKLQEVYFSIVKGENKKYSHWLIPIY; this is encoded by the coding sequence ATGAAAAGATATGCTTACTTTGAAGGAAAATTTGTTCCTATCGAGGAAGCTAATATAAATATTCAGACAAATTCCTTTCACTATGGAACAGCTATTTTTGAGGGAATTAGAGCTTACTGGAATGAAGAAAAACAGCAACTTTTTGGACTTTTCTTTAAAGAACATTACGAAAGAATGTTAAGAAACTGCAAAATCCTAAACCTTCAAGTTGAAAAAAGTGCCGATGAACTTGTGGATATTACTGTAGAGCTCCTAAGAAAATGCCAACACAGAGAAGATACTTACATTAGACCTATAGCTTACTTTTCTGACCTTAAGATTTCTCCAAAACTTATTGGCTACAAAACAGAAGTCGCTATCTACACCCTTCCTCTTGGAGATTATTTAGACCTTTCAAAAGGATTAAAGGCTAAAACTTCTTCTTTCCACAGAATAAACGACACAATGATTCCGGCAAGATGCAAAGTTGCAGGTGCCTATGTAAATAGTGCATTTGCAAAGACAGAAGCACTTCTTAACGGCTATGATGAAGCAATTATGCTTAATCCTGACGGAACAGTTGCAGAAGGAAGTGGTGAAAACCTTTTCATTGTTAGAAACGGTAAGCTTATAACACCACCTTCTCACAGCAACATTCTTGAAGGTATTACAAGAAATGCAGTAATCGAACTTGCAAAAAACGAACTTGGAATTGAAGTTGAAGAAAGACCTATTTTAAGAAGCGAAATTTATGTTGCAGATGAAGTCTTCTTTACAGGAACTGCAGCTCAAGTTGCTCCAGTTGTTCAGGTTGATCACGTAACCATAGGAAATGGTGAAATAGGTGCTATTACCAAAAAGCTTCAAGAAGTTTACTTTTCAATAGTTAAGGGAGAAAACAAAAAGTACTCTCACTGGTTAATTCCAATTTACTGA
- a CDS encoding type II toxin-antitoxin system VapC family toxin, whose protein sequence is MIVLDTDVLIWILRKNREVKEQFEKAVEDTAGQLYITTIQITEIFAGMREKEEQRTRELLEALSLITIDREIAELAGDFIRKYRKSHSVELADATIAAATRKTGMKLWTYNRKHYPMLNEDEFYPKFVKDLKII, encoded by the coding sequence TTGATAGTTTTGGATACTGACGTTCTAATCTGGATATTAAGGAAAAATAGAGAAGTTAAAGAGCAGTTTGAAAAGGCAGTAGAAGATACTGCAGGACAACTTTACATAACCACTATTCAGATCACAGAAATTTTTGCTGGTATGCGTGAAAAAGAAGAGCAGAGGACAAGAGAGTTACTTGAAGCTCTTTCTCTTATCACAATAGACAGGGAAATTGCTGAACTTGCTGGGGACTTTATAAGAAAATACAGGAAATCTCACTCTGTAGAACTTGCTGACGCAACGATTGCAGCTGCTACAAGAAAGACTGGAATGAAGTTATGGACATACAATAGAAAGCATTACCCAATGTTAAATGAAGATGAGTTTTATCCTAAATTTGTGAAAGATTTAAAAATCATTTGA